Proteins from a single region of Polyangiaceae bacterium:
- a CDS encoding helix-turn-helix transcriptional regulator, translating to MAKRTPPVFPGARRQLVALGVRLSAARKRRRMTQNTLAVRAGISVPTLRKLESGDAGVSLAAVLRILQVLGLSADIDRLAADDELGRRLQDIQQKGAPRGRGAKT from the coding sequence ATGGCGAAGCGCACTCCGCCGGTGTTTCCTGGCGCACGAAGACAACTCGTGGCGTTGGGGGTACGGCTCAGCGCCGCGCGCAAGCGCCGTCGGATGACTCAGAACACCCTGGCCGTGCGCGCCGGCATCTCGGTGCCAACGCTTCGCAAGCTGGAAAGCGGAGACGCTGGGGTCAGCCTGGCAGCGGTCCTTCGGATTCTGCAGGTGCTCGGTCTTTCGGCTGACATCGATCGACTGGCCGCAGACGATGAGCTCGGGCGCCGACTGCAGGACATCCAGCAAAAGGGAGCGCCGCGCGGCAGAGGGGCCAAGACATGA
- a CDS encoding vWA domain-containing protein, giving the protein MVRGVAGLLALIGMASLYGTACSSASGNTNGNGGGANASGSGGNGGSGGGLITDSGSGGFGADCAADSYTGELLPLDMYLMLDRSGSMDEGGKWPAVTSAIKQFVALPNVTDVGMGLAFFPDVPNPPPPPTCATNQDCGKDALCIPGFGLCEHLGSCEPTVYAKAIVGMAPLPGVGSSISTAIDAVKPTGGATPSRPALQGAMMYAIDWAKNHTDHVTVVVLATDGEPTGCDPNSVSDVAAVATQGLGSAPSVKTFVIGVGAQLTSLDAVASAGGTNKALIVSGSSTAQSFLDALNEIRGAVGCTYKIPTPTGGGQADPTKVNVAFTPSGGTQEIFPQVANAGACLGTKSWYYDNPSNPTQIILCPAACDQVENSPGQGKMDVAIGCTTIVR; this is encoded by the coding sequence ATGGTGCGTGGCGTTGCGGGATTGCTTGCTTTGATTGGAATGGCGTCGCTGTACGGCACTGCCTGCAGCAGTGCGTCGGGCAACACCAACGGAAACGGCGGCGGAGCCAACGCGTCGGGTTCCGGTGGCAATGGTGGCAGCGGTGGTGGGCTGATCACGGACTCGGGCAGCGGCGGCTTCGGCGCGGACTGCGCGGCGGACAGCTACACCGGCGAACTCTTGCCCCTCGACATGTACTTGATGCTCGACCGCTCCGGTTCAATGGACGAAGGCGGCAAGTGGCCTGCGGTCACTTCTGCCATCAAGCAATTCGTGGCGCTGCCCAACGTCACCGACGTAGGCATGGGGTTGGCATTCTTTCCGGACGTGCCCAACCCGCCGCCGCCCCCGACCTGCGCGACCAATCAAGATTGCGGCAAGGACGCTTTGTGCATCCCCGGCTTTGGCCTTTGTGAGCACTTGGGAAGTTGCGAACCGACGGTGTACGCCAAGGCAATCGTAGGCATGGCGCCCTTGCCGGGTGTGGGCTCGTCGATCTCGACGGCCATCGATGCAGTCAAACCCACCGGCGGCGCAACGCCGAGTCGTCCCGCACTGCAGGGCGCCATGATGTACGCCATCGATTGGGCGAAGAATCACACGGATCACGTGACAGTAGTCGTGCTCGCGACTGACGGCGAACCCACGGGCTGCGATCCGAACTCGGTTTCGGACGTCGCGGCAGTGGCGACGCAGGGTCTGGGCTCCGCCCCGAGTGTGAAGACCTTCGTGATCGGCGTGGGCGCGCAGCTGACGTCCCTGGACGCCGTCGCGTCCGCCGGCGGCACGAACAAGGCGCTCATCGTTTCAGGCTCTTCGACGGCGCAGTCCTTCCTGGACGCGCTCAACGAGATCCGTGGCGCCGTGGGCTGCACCTACAAGATCCCGACGCCAACGGGCGGCGGGCAGGCAGACCCCACCAAGGTCAACGTGGCCTTCACGCCGAGCGGCGGCACGCAAGAGATCTTCCCCCAGGTGGCGAACGCCGGGGCGTGCCTGGGCACCAAGTCCTGGTACTACGACAATCCGTCCAACCCCACGCAGATCATTCTGTGCCCCGCCGCCTGCGATCAGGTGGAAAACTCGCCGGGGCAGGGGAAGATGGACGTCGCCATCGGCTGCACGACCATCGTGCGCTGA
- a CDS encoding ATP-binding protein, producing the protein MNIVGRAVEQSRLRRSLDSNAPELVAIYGRRRVGKTYLVREFFGDQISFELTGSYQATLREQLQNFQLALRAAGASDMNRPSNWGEAFAQLRQFLEPAAGHRQVVFLDELPWLASRRSGFLRAFEHFWNAWASKQKWLVVVVCGSAASWMIQKLLHAKGGLHNRVTASIRVDPFTLAEAHEFLNRGGAESSIHQTLELYMALGGVPFYLREVDRGESAAQAIDRICFSRSGLLRDEFGKLFASLFEHSERHQGIVRALARKKSGMTRGELIEAAGLSTGGGTTTLLEELEESGFLLRVGSFGRDVRDSVYRLADEFSSFHLRWLDRRRAGEDWLTRRNSPAWTAWSGTTFESICIKHLAQLKTALGIAGVETTESTWFHQARGPDEQGAQIDLLIDRRDDCINVCEMKLTDDLFVIDKRYAADLRRKLSVFREVSGTRKSLFLTLVTRRGLRPNQYSRELVAKEVRLEELFRPSSF; encoded by the coding sequence ATGAACATCGTCGGACGGGCTGTCGAGCAGAGCAGGCTGCGCCGCAGTCTCGACTCGAACGCCCCTGAGCTGGTCGCGATCTACGGCCGACGACGCGTCGGCAAGACCTACCTCGTGCGGGAGTTCTTCGGCGATCAGATCAGCTTCGAACTCACGGGAAGCTACCAAGCAACCCTGCGCGAGCAACTCCAGAACTTTCAGCTGGCGCTCCGTGCAGCCGGAGCCTCCGACATGAATCGGCCGAGCAACTGGGGCGAAGCCTTTGCTCAGCTGAGGCAGTTTCTCGAACCAGCTGCCGGGCATCGGCAGGTCGTGTTTCTCGACGAGTTGCCGTGGTTGGCATCACGGCGCTCCGGGTTCTTGCGTGCCTTCGAGCACTTCTGGAACGCCTGGGCCAGCAAGCAGAAGTGGCTCGTGGTCGTGGTCTGCGGCTCAGCGGCGTCGTGGATGATTCAGAAGCTCCTGCACGCAAAGGGGGGATTGCACAATCGGGTCACCGCATCGATTCGAGTCGACCCGTTTACCCTGGCGGAAGCACATGAGTTCCTGAACCGCGGCGGAGCAGAGTCGAGCATCCATCAGACTCTGGAACTCTACATGGCCCTCGGGGGCGTCCCCTTCTACTTGCGAGAAGTGGACCGTGGGGAATCGGCCGCACAAGCCATCGACCGCATCTGTTTTTCACGAAGCGGCCTTCTGCGTGACGAGTTTGGCAAGCTGTTCGCGTCGCTCTTCGAACATTCGGAGCGTCATCAAGGCATCGTGCGGGCGCTGGCGCGAAAGAAGAGCGGAATGACCCGGGGCGAGCTGATCGAGGCCGCGGGCCTGTCGACGGGAGGCGGGACCACGACGTTGCTCGAGGAACTGGAGGAATCCGGGTTTCTGTTGCGGGTAGGGTCCTTCGGCAGAGACGTCCGCGACAGCGTGTATCGCCTTGCGGACGAGTTCTCGTCGTTCCATCTGCGCTGGCTCGATCGACGCCGCGCAGGTGAAGACTGGCTGACCCGCCGCAACTCACCCGCCTGGACTGCGTGGAGCGGCACGACCTTCGAGAGCATCTGCATCAAGCACTTGGCCCAGCTCAAGACGGCACTGGGCATCGCCGGCGTCGAAACGACCGAGTCGACGTGGTTTCATCAAGCGCGCGGCCCCGATGAACAAGGGGCGCAGATCGACCTGCTGATCGATCGTCGAGACGACTGCATCAACGTCTGCGAAATGAAGCTGACGGACGACCTCTTCGTCATCGACAAGCGCTACGCTGCAGATCTCCGGCGCAAGCTGAGCGTCTTCCGCGAGGTCAGCGGGACCCGCAAGTCGCTCTTCCTCACACTGGTCACACGGCGAGGGCTGCGCCCCAATCAGTACTCTCGAGAGCTGGTGGCGAAAGAGGTCCGACTCGAGGAGCTGTTCCGTCCCTCCAGCTTCTGA
- a CDS encoding lamin tail domain-containing protein, translating into MLRKLLLVGLGVLPALVACSSDDATSAQGGSGSATLVPPGKADNYFSTEGQEYTVTGATWGTLEQSCVSANPSSPDAQKRCAMEAITLKNFSIAWFLNQYIIDKHEAANEDWGGFTAMTRPESYESLEVGTPDVDGKFDYTFTSELSGPFDLLTKIPTEPCGEDRCFTLEIPVLPNSTLKQMDTGSEWYRKSPYNAYKPETYPGEKEAITLRIKPYPRSNDAYLEYNKLFSDEQLAKAGGALKVGIFVGWDYYDGRYDLQTAKELYRWLTTDRGFTSPVGSYDELKIDSGDFTKTIQVNGKSVPVSVLLVHPGQGDPANSGFASQMKNAMIQAFAERQVVIYEGHAGPQYGFALANWNVTEAGELDDSELPGLSIPENFYQVVLASGCDTYMVADSLYLNPVKQGRVDMDVITTSSFSNAAGKGRTAKVLVDAVSNQTGGQLKPQMYGEIIRKLNQEYWMTPIYGVHGIDDNPRFNPFADFSRLCQSCSTSSDCGGFDSSCNDYGNGSKYCGTKCESNNDCPSGYTCFDIRDGNDLIGKSCAPASLSCENPGTTEPSVWINEIHYDNDGADTGEGVEIAGTAGVDLTGYTVVFYNGSPGQLRAYRTVMLEGSLPKQQGNAGTLWLPVSGIQNGGTDTQGQPDGVALVNAQGEVVQFLSYEGSFTPTNGAAKGMASTDIGVFEISTSPAGQSLSLTGSGSAYASFSWASGVAASPGEPNPGQTLQ; encoded by the coding sequence ATGTTGCGCAAGCTGCTCTTGGTTGGACTCGGAGTACTCCCCGCTCTCGTCGCGTGCTCCAGCGACGACGCGACGTCCGCACAGGGCGGCAGTGGCAGCGCCACGCTGGTGCCCCCCGGCAAGGCCGACAACTACTTCTCCACCGAGGGCCAAGAGTACACCGTGACCGGCGCCACCTGGGGAACGCTGGAGCAGAGCTGCGTCAGCGCGAACCCGTCGTCGCCCGACGCGCAGAAGCGTTGCGCGATGGAAGCCATCACGCTCAAGAACTTCTCCATCGCTTGGTTCCTCAACCAGTACATCATCGACAAGCACGAAGCGGCCAACGAGGACTGGGGCGGCTTCACGGCGATGACCCGGCCCGAGAGCTACGAGTCTCTCGAAGTGGGAACTCCCGACGTGGACGGCAAGTTCGACTACACCTTCACCAGTGAGCTCTCGGGTCCGTTTGATCTGTTGACCAAGATCCCCACCGAGCCCTGCGGCGAGGATCGCTGCTTCACCCTCGAGATCCCGGTGCTGCCCAACTCCACGCTGAAGCAGATGGACACCGGCAGCGAGTGGTATCGCAAGAGCCCCTACAACGCCTACAAGCCCGAGACCTACCCGGGTGAGAAGGAAGCCATCACGCTTCGCATCAAGCCCTACCCGCGCTCGAACGATGCCTACCTGGAGTACAACAAGCTGTTCTCCGACGAGCAGCTCGCCAAGGCTGGCGGCGCGCTGAAAGTCGGCATCTTCGTGGGCTGGGACTACTACGACGGTCGCTACGACCTGCAGACCGCCAAGGAGCTCTATCGCTGGCTGACGACGGATCGCGGCTTCACCAGCCCCGTGGGCAGCTACGACGAGCTGAAGATCGACTCGGGCGATTTCACCAAGACCATCCAGGTCAACGGCAAGAGCGTGCCCGTCTCGGTGCTGCTGGTGCACCCCGGTCAGGGCGATCCGGCCAACAGCGGCTTCGCCTCGCAGATGAAGAACGCGATGATCCAAGCCTTCGCCGAGCGCCAAGTCGTGATCTACGAAGGCCACGCTGGACCGCAGTATGGTTTCGCGCTGGCGAACTGGAACGTCACCGAAGCCGGCGAGCTCGACGACTCGGAGCTGCCGGGTCTGAGCATTCCCGAGAACTTCTACCAGGTGGTGCTCGCCAGCGGCTGCGACACGTACATGGTCGCGGACTCGCTCTACCTCAATCCCGTCAAGCAGGGCCGCGTCGACATGGACGTGATCACCACCAGCAGCTTCAGCAACGCTGCAGGCAAGGGCCGCACGGCGAAGGTGCTGGTCGACGCCGTCTCCAACCAGACCGGCGGCCAGCTGAAGCCCCAGATGTACGGCGAGATCATTCGCAAGCTGAACCAGGAGTACTGGATGACGCCCATCTACGGCGTCCACGGCATCGACGACAACCCGCGCTTCAACCCCTTCGCGGACTTCTCCAGGCTGTGCCAGTCCTGCAGCACCAGCAGCGACTGCGGTGGCTTCGACTCCAGCTGCAACGACTACGGCAACGGCAGCAAGTACTGCGGCACGAAGTGCGAGTCGAACAACGATTGCCCCAGCGGCTACACGTGCTTCGATATCCGCGACGGCAACGATCTGATCGGCAAGTCCTGCGCGCCGGCGTCGCTTTCCTGCGAGAATCCGGGGACCACCGAGCCCAGCGTGTGGATCAACGAGATCCACTACGACAACGACGGCGCGGACACGGGTGAGGGCGTCGAGATCGCTGGCACGGCCGGCGTGGATCTCACCGGTTACACCGTCGTCTTCTACAACGGCTCGCCGGGACAGCTTCGCGCCTACCGCACCGTGATGCTCGAGGGCAGCTTGCCCAAGCAACAGGGCAACGCGGGCACGCTGTGGCTTCCGGTCAGCGGCATTCAGAACGGCGGCACCGACACTCAAGGCCAGCCCGACGGCGTGGCGCTCGTCAACGCCCAGGGCGAAGTGGTGCAGTTCTTGTCCTACGAGGGCAGCTTCACGCCCACCAACGGCGCAGCCAAAGGCATGGCCTCCACGGACATCGGCGTGTTCGAGATCAGCACCTCACCGGCCGGACAGAGCCTGTCGCTCACCGGCAGCGGCTCCGCCTACGCGTCCTTCAGCTGGGCCAGCGGAGTCGCCGCGAGCCCCGGCGAACCGAACCCCGGCCAAACGCTGCAATGA
- a CDS encoding DUF4272 domain-containing protein, translated as MSLLVNAYSTLVDPPALDFPHQLNNRRDLSDPELAPHLNGFVGFIMRERPQMTATLYATMRHIQRVRNHLSFNLEEEALDALSHWAWEANAILFMRDGTVLNPGGRELVDSSGVPHEAELPYPKDALERRERTSQRLAELGLATPASLPPVVSEREVVLRDARDVAHRMYSLLAVAVRAESLASGEPLEVAALREKLPLAFEALSPVEQAFLDSDEPAQQDVVNHAWRYEALFLLQWALGLFDEMPMPTKICDVPAVAGALFGRNGREVLKAAKLRPTSQILDVHDLLFRLHWLAREAIHNKNEPPPAELDPGVIQERRHALGWLVQFEDADWDDVDTPT; from the coding sequence ATGTCGCTCCTGGTCAACGCCTATTCCACCCTCGTCGATCCTCCGGCGCTCGACTTTCCGCATCAGCTGAACAACCGACGGGATCTGAGCGACCCAGAGCTTGCCCCGCACCTCAATGGATTCGTCGGCTTCATCATGCGAGAGCGGCCGCAGATGACGGCAACCCTCTACGCGACGATGCGGCACATCCAGCGCGTGCGGAATCATCTTTCGTTCAACTTGGAGGAGGAAGCGCTGGATGCCCTGAGCCACTGGGCGTGGGAGGCCAACGCGATCTTGTTCATGAGGGACGGCACCGTGCTCAATCCAGGGGGGCGTGAACTGGTGGACTCGAGCGGCGTGCCTCACGAAGCGGAACTCCCGTACCCCAAAGACGCGCTCGAGCGACGCGAACGGACGAGCCAGCGGCTGGCGGAGCTCGGCCTTGCGACCCCCGCGAGCCTGCCCCCGGTCGTGAGCGAGCGCGAAGTCGTTTTGCGTGATGCCCGCGACGTCGCGCACAGGATGTACTCGCTGCTGGCGGTCGCGGTGCGCGCGGAGTCCCTTGCGTCTGGCGAACCCCTGGAAGTCGCCGCGCTCCGCGAGAAGCTGCCCCTGGCCTTCGAGGCTCTGAGTCCGGTGGAGCAGGCGTTCTTGGACAGCGACGAGCCGGCGCAACAGGACGTGGTCAATCACGCCTGGCGCTACGAGGCGCTCTTCTTGCTGCAGTGGGCGCTGGGCCTCTTCGATGAGATGCCCATGCCGACCAAGATCTGCGATGTGCCGGCCGTTGCCGGGGCGCTGTTCGGCCGCAACGGGCGGGAAGTGCTGAAAGCGGCCAAGCTGCGTCCCACCTCGCAGATCCTGGACGTGCACGACTTGCTCTTCCGCCTGCACTGGCTGGCGCGGGAAGCGATTCACAACAAGAACGAGCCGCCTCCCGCAGAGCTCGACCCCGGCGTGATTCAAGAGCGCCGTCACGCCCTCGGCTGGCTCGTACAGTTCGAGGACGCCGATTGGGACGACGTAGACACTCCAACCTGA
- a CDS encoding phosphoribosylaminoimidazolesuccinocarboxamide synthase: MPLSDAALRQALNHPLTATDFPQLGKKYEGKVRDNYTLPDGRRVIIVTDRISAFDRVLGTLPLKGQLLNRIAAWWFEQSKHVADNHLISVPDANAMLVKECTPLPVEMVVRAYLTGTTSTSIWVHYEEGARTFCGHDLPEGLRKHERLPKPIITPSTKAAKGGHDVSASREEILKLTGMAAAEFDEAAAMAQALFAFGQKVCDERGLILVDTKYELGRTADGKLVLIDEIHTPDSSRYWFKDSYEQKMSAGEDPESFDKEHVRRFLAAQGFRGDGPIPPIPDDVRMEASRRYCVAIETIMAAPFEPDLEAPGPRLAKHLAPLGA; the protein is encoded by the coding sequence GTGCCCCTCTCGGATGCCGCCCTGCGCCAGGCCCTGAACCATCCCCTCACGGCGACGGACTTCCCCCAACTGGGAAAGAAGTACGAAGGCAAGGTTCGCGACAACTACACCTTGCCCGATGGCCGTCGCGTCATCATCGTCACGGATCGCATCAGCGCTTTCGACCGCGTGCTCGGAACCCTGCCGCTCAAGGGGCAGCTGCTCAATCGCATCGCCGCCTGGTGGTTCGAGCAGAGCAAGCACGTTGCCGACAACCACTTGATCTCCGTGCCCGACGCCAACGCCATGCTGGTGAAGGAGTGCACGCCCCTGCCCGTGGAGATGGTGGTGCGCGCCTATCTGACTGGCACCACCTCCACCAGCATTTGGGTGCACTACGAAGAGGGCGCGCGCACCTTCTGTGGTCACGACTTGCCCGAAGGTCTGCGCAAACACGAGCGCTTGCCGAAGCCCATCATCACGCCGAGCACCAAAGCCGCGAAGGGTGGGCACGACGTGTCTGCCAGTCGCGAAGAGATCCTGAAGCTGACGGGCATGGCTGCCGCGGAGTTCGACGAAGCCGCGGCGATGGCCCAAGCGCTGTTCGCCTTCGGGCAAAAGGTGTGCGACGAGCGCGGGCTCATCTTGGTCGACACCAAGTACGAACTGGGCCGCACCGCCGACGGCAAGCTCGTCCTGATCGACGAGATCCACACCCCCGACTCGTCGCGCTACTGGTTCAAGGACAGCTACGAACAGAAGATGTCCGCCGGCGAAGATCCCGAAAGCTTCGACAAGGAGCACGTGCGCCGCTTTCTCGCAGCCCAAGGTTTCCGCGGCGATGGACCCATTCCGCCCATTCCCGACGACGTGCGCATGGAGGCGAGTCGCCGCTACTGCGTCGCCATCGAAACGATCATGGCCGCGCCCTTCGAGCCAGATCTGGAAGCCCCCGGCCCCCGCCTCGCCAAACACCTGGCCCCCCTCGGCGCCTAG
- a CDS encoding HipA domain-containing protein, which yields MSVDQVQVELDDAGLGFAVDVGVLSRERKTSVEVVRFAYSQAYLEDTAKAFAIDPELSLFPGDFFARRSNRLFGIFRDTAPDRWGRVLMERREALDAHRAQRKPRWLSEWDFLLGVSDFARVGALRLREVGDEKRYLDHRALGVPPATRLRELEAICLALDEAGSEERSEYESWLRQLLAPGSSLGGARPKATYSATDGTLWIAKFPAKQDRHDVGAWEFLAHELAERAKLRVPQADCLKLTAAHHTFAVRRFDRSAAGRHLYMSAMTALQLDDGDSASYLDVAQALQDLGDPETLAEDLAELYRRLVFNVLVGNRDDHLRNHGFLRGADGWRLAPAFDLNPNPDKSEHALTLDETTARPSVAAVRATSELYRLSSAGAARIETEVRAAFDDWRHMARQIGIPRHEIERLSAVIDPARE from the coding sequence ATGAGCGTGGATCAGGTGCAGGTCGAGTTGGACGACGCCGGGCTCGGCTTCGCGGTGGACGTGGGGGTTCTATCGCGGGAGCGCAAAACCAGCGTCGAAGTAGTGCGGTTCGCGTACTCGCAGGCCTATCTCGAGGACACTGCGAAGGCATTCGCCATCGATCCGGAACTTTCACTCTTCCCTGGGGACTTCTTTGCGCGACGCTCCAACCGGCTTTTCGGCATCTTTCGAGACACTGCACCGGACCGCTGGGGCCGCGTCCTGATGGAGCGTCGCGAAGCGCTCGACGCACACCGTGCACAGCGGAAGCCACGCTGGCTAAGCGAGTGGGATTTCCTGCTCGGCGTCTCGGACTTTGCGCGCGTGGGGGCGCTTCGGTTGCGCGAGGTCGGTGACGAAAAGCGGTACCTGGATCACCGCGCCCTTGGCGTACCGCCGGCGACGCGGCTCCGCGAGCTCGAGGCCATTTGCCTTGCGCTGGACGAAGCGGGAAGCGAGGAACGTTCGGAGTATGAGAGCTGGCTACGCCAGCTTCTGGCTCCCGGCAGCAGCCTGGGTGGAGCGCGTCCAAAGGCGACGTATTCAGCGACCGACGGAACGCTTTGGATCGCGAAATTCCCCGCGAAGCAGGACCGCCACGACGTAGGTGCCTGGGAGTTCTTGGCGCACGAGCTGGCCGAACGGGCGAAGCTGCGCGTGCCGCAGGCTGATTGCCTCAAGCTAACGGCCGCGCACCACACCTTCGCCGTGCGGCGCTTCGATCGTTCCGCCGCCGGACGGCACCTGTACATGTCCGCCATGACGGCGCTGCAGTTGGATGACGGGGACTCCGCAAGCTACTTGGACGTCGCACAAGCGCTGCAAGACCTTGGCGATCCCGAAACTCTCGCCGAGGATCTCGCGGAGCTGTATCGCCGATTGGTGTTCAACGTGCTCGTTGGCAATCGCGACGATCATTTGCGAAACCACGGGTTCCTGCGCGGTGCCGACGGGTGGCGGCTCGCGCCGGCGTTCGATCTCAATCCGAATCCCGACAAAAGCGAGCACGCCCTGACTTTGGACGAGACAACCGCGCGCCCGAGCGTCGCCGCGGTGCGGGCCACTAGCGAGCTATACCGGCTCTCGAGCGCCGGCGCGGCTCGTATCGAGACTGAAGTTCGTGCGGCTTTCGACGACTGGCGTCACATGGCGCGGCAGATAGGGATCCCGCGCCATGAGATCGAGCGGCTCTCGGCAGTGATCGACCCGGCCAGGGAGTGA